One window of Candidatus Methylocalor cossyra genomic DNA carries:
- a CDS encoding regulatory protein RecX, with protein sequence MEAAACRYLSRREYSRCELRYKLLAQGYPEALVDRVLTDLARAGWQSDARFAAALVRKRVSKGFGVHRIRNELKQRGIESDDTLRSEELDWDELVEKTYIKKFGHTLPDQLPALAARERFLLGRGFERDRIRRLFRRLRRGD encoded by the coding sequence GTGGAGGCTGCCGCCTGCCGGTATCTTTCCCGCCGCGAATACAGCCGCTGCGAATTGCGGTACAAACTGCTGGCGCAAGGCTACCCCGAAGCCCTGGTGGATCGCGTCCTCACCGACCTGGCCCGGGCAGGCTGGCAGAGCGATGCCCGGTTCGCCGCCGCACTGGTCAGGAAGCGGGTCAGCAAGGGGTTCGGCGTCCATCGCATTCGAAACGAATTGAAACAGCGCGGAATCGAGAGCGATGACACCCTCAGGAGCGAAGAGCTCGACTGGGATGAACTGGTCGAGAAGACCTACATCAAGAAATTTGGCCACACGCTTCCGGACCAGCTTCCGGCCTTGGCGGCGCGGGAACGGTTCCTGCTCGGGAGGGGGTTCGAGCGGGACCGGATTCGGCGCCTGTTCCGTCGCCTGCGGCGGGGCGACTGA